A single genomic interval of Bacteroidota bacterium harbors:
- a CDS encoding FlgD immunoglobulin-like domain containing protein: protein MKKLIRITTAFALFFVFNTSAFAQIRINEVGTNGVDFEGATKWVELYNAGDTEENVSNLIFCDFPQYPAINSLAVLAGDVTIPAGGYLVVSWATLDNDNDGDAEVGLYAAGTGDFGDESLMLDYMQYGTGDHARDGTAEDAGLWVDGAFVPAAGAGLSLQFVDNGTPGVGNWVAATPTPNAENPTAEVPIRISEIGFDGVDFDGATKWVELQNTGDTDFDITGLILCDFPDYPTVHGLTALDGGSAIIPAGGFLVVAWPNLDADDDGDAEVGLYNVGTADFDDAGLMLDYMQYGEANHRREGTAVTAGVWETGAFVAAPASGLSLQLVDNAATGVANWVSAPATPNAENNMATSIEEGETPDVFALHANFPNPFNPTTTISYDLERAGQVALEVYDMLGQRVTSLFNGGQAAGSHAYAWDGRDARGNVVSSGVYFYRLTLDGNFSQSRVMTLLK, encoded by the coding sequence TTTTCGTTTTTAACACTTCTGCTTTTGCGCAGATCCGAATCAACGAAGTAGGTACCAACGGTGTTGATTTTGAAGGAGCAACCAAATGGGTTGAGCTCTACAATGCAGGGGATACCGAAGAAAATGTATCCAACCTGATCTTTTGCGACTTCCCGCAATATCCTGCCATCAACAGTCTGGCCGTTCTCGCTGGCGATGTAACCATTCCTGCTGGCGGATACCTTGTTGTATCCTGGGCAACACTCGACAATGACAACGATGGAGACGCTGAAGTAGGTCTCTATGCCGCAGGTACGGGCGACTTTGGCGATGAGTCATTGATGCTCGATTACATGCAGTACGGTACAGGAGACCATGCCCGCGATGGTACAGCTGAAGACGCCGGCCTCTGGGTCGACGGTGCATTTGTCCCAGCCGCCGGCGCCGGCCTCAGCCTCCAGTTTGTTGACAACGGCACGCCGGGTGTCGGAAACTGGGTGGCTGCTACACCAACGCCAAATGCCGAAAATCCAACTGCTGAAGTACCCATTCGCATCAGCGAAATTGGATTTGATGGTGTTGATTTCGACGGCGCTACAAAGTGGGTAGAACTTCAGAATACAGGAGACACGGATTTTGATATCACAGGCCTGATCCTCTGTGATTTCCCGGACTATCCAACGGTTCATGGCCTGACTGCTCTAGACGGTGGTAGCGCCATTATCCCTGCCGGTGGCTTCCTGGTTGTTGCATGGCCAAATCTGGATGCTGACGACGATGGAGACGCCGAAGTGGGCTTGTACAATGTAGGTACTGCTGATTTTGACGATGCCGGCTTGATGCTCGATTACATGCAATACGGCGAAGCGAACCATCGTAGAGAAGGCACTGCCGTTACGGCTGGTGTTTGGGAAACCGGTGCTTTTGTGGCTGCGCCAGCTTCTGGTTTAAGCTTGCAGTTGGTAGATAACGCCGCAACGGGGGTAGCCAACTGGGTAAGCGCTCCTGCGACGCCAAATGCCGAAAACAACATGGCAACCAGCATCGAGGAAGGCGAAACACCGGATGTATTTGCACTGCATGCAAACTTCCCGAATCCGTTTAACCCAACAACCACCATTTCTTACGATTTGGAGCGCGCCGGCCAGGTTGCGCTCGAAGTCTACGATATGCTCGGACAGCGCGTAACAAGCCTGTTCAACGGTGGGCAGGCAGCCGGTAGCCACGCATATGCATGGGACGGCCGCGATGCGCGTGGCAACGTGGTTTCTTCTGGCGTGTACTTCTACCGCCTCACGTTAGACGGCAACTTCAGCCAGTCCCGCGTGATGACCTTGTTGAAGTAA